The genomic region ctagtaaaatgttcagaagctaaatgaaattatatataaaccttgtaccctgatgatctaactacactgtcagctcacagaactatagGGATCACACTGtgtcttagagagtccctgcccacaccctggaattttgcactgaccagtctAGGAAGTgataggagtagagatgagcgagcactaaaatgctcgggtgctcgttattcgagacaaacttttcctgatgcatttcctgaagcatttttcaaagggaccatggttcgggaataaaatgtgttatttaattgaaatagaatgtcttctgataagttagcagatgtatgcaaacatctgcaatctattcttcactgttccgcgcatatattatctcccgacaagttagcagatgtgaagaacagtgaagaatagaataaaaacagtgaacagagtgaacacaggatcatttaagtgaaaaaaacagtgaaaaacacagtgaagaatagattgcagatgttctgcagatctgcttacttgtcgggagatacgctgtcccgggatccgctcctctgcttccactgaagtctccccgatgccgTCTTATAGATGTTTATGTACTGGATGAAAAGCGACACCAGAAGGTAGATGAAGAAGAGGAACTTGAAAAGAAGACTCCCGTCCAGCGGCAGGTCAGGGATGCGGCAGTGACACACCGGCTCGGGGGTGATCAGGGCGGTTATCGGAGGGGCGGAGAGGCCAACAGCGCTGCCATTTCTGTTTCTTAACCCTGTGCCATTGCCACACGTCCCGCCAATCAGAGTCTACAGTGAGGGCAAAGCGGATCGGCTCAGTTGCTGCCGTCTTGGACCCCTTCTTCTGCCAGGCATGACAAGGTACCGGTACACAATCAACAGTCAGCGCCAGTCCGACACATACAACACAGCGAGCAGGAAGATTCAGCTACATGCAGCGGCTCAGTCATCAGTGGTGGCGAGTGCGGGGCGCGGGGCTGTCTGCCGCATGTCGAGCCCATGCAGGGTGCACGTCTTGGGGGAGGGTTGCAGGGGAGCGGGACACCCCTCTTCCTGCAGACTCGGTCTCCCCAGATTTCTGCTTCCCTTTACTCTCCGCAGCTGCCCAGGagctatatattgttcttcacattttgttcgcaccgttccgcgcccttctgacaagtaagcagatgtgccgaacatctgtaatctattcttcactgtgttcttcactgtgtttttcacttaaatgatcctgtgttcactgtgttcactgtttttattctattcttcatttttcttcactgtgtttttttaattaaatgctcgatctcgagcaggggaaatactcgtccgagcaacgagccatttcgagtaccttaatactcgaacgagcatcaagctcggacgagtatactcgctcatctctagataggagctaaaacagcaatacaataaagtaaattgtgaagtaaagggtcaaAAATGctcttgtgttaacatcactaggggcttaagatttgagaattttctttcatgagaaAACCTTTTTAATGCTTTATGGGAAAGATAGATGAAGCTTTCATACTTACCATGTGTCTTTACCATTACGTGTGAGCTCTTCTCTCTATGAGTCACATTGGAAGTGGCAGAGAGATTAACTTTGGTGTCACTGGAGAATACACCTGACCCATGAAATCGGATCCTTCCTGAAGAACACAGTTATGACAggtttatataaaaaaagattggACTTTGTATGGGAAACAGGCACACCCCTACTTTTAACATATTATTACGTAGCTACTTAACGTTTGAAGAGTAACATTAAAGATATTATCATCAAAGGAAATACATCTTTTATAGGCCTCGAGTACACATTTGTAGttttgtgagggcttgtttaGATGAAGATAGTTCTGTTCTTACTGGGAGCATTTTGGGCACACATATTGAAAATCTATTTCAATGGCGTTTCTTATTTTATGTTCATTTTTTAGCACACAGTCTAATAAACATATGACTTTAGGAGAAGATCATtgtaattataaaaaaattatgttttgctACTTTtgctaaataaaaacatttaactaATCGTTTTATTTCCACATTGGGACTTGTTTTTGTGAGATCAGCTGttattttcattgttaccattttgggctgCAAATTACATTTTACTTATTATTTAGTCTTTTTGTAGATGCAAAATGAACAAAAACGTCAACTCTTatattgttttctatttttttcacattAAGTTTTTCAGCACTCCAATATACTCATTAGGTTTTTAGTATGTGTTAATACAGTTGCAGCAACACCAACTTTTTACCATTTTATATTTCAGCATCATAGAAGATTTGGTTGTGAGTAAAAGCTTCTTTCTTCTTTTAACATATAATtgaactgtttttatttttacactattTCATAAGAGCAGTACACATATGTCTGACCTGGGTTTTCATTAGGTATAACCTGGCTGCCATGAAAACTTATTGTTACCGCATGTTCACTTCTGGGCGCTGATGGGATAACCTGCTTGCTTTTGCTCTAAAGCACTAAGCACTGAGAtgctccatttactgatgatgcATCAACTAACAGTTTTAATAACCAGCACTACATTTATTTCTGATCATGGCTTTACCAGTGCATCACTAGTGTATAACTAGCATATTCCATTGTTTTATTATTGGAAAGGGCTGGATTTCTGAGGCCCCAATGATTCTGAGCATTACAGCAggtgtcaggaacctttttggcggAGAGAGCCCTGAATCccacacattttaaaatgttattccgtaagagctgtacaatatgcacatgcccccaagcagataggtagtcccagtttCACGGGTggccctgcgatctacgtctcaaATCGGAGgcatacctgtgcccctctccgtggcggctcccctttctgagctcactcaactcaccactttcagCCTCCCATCCTGGCCGGCCAGCGCACGCACCGGCACTCACTAATTAAAAAGGCCAGTGCAACGCTGATTGGCCCTTCCCACTTCCATGtctcctataaagaccggcggctccaaGCTttatcttagtgcttcatgccgaTGAGGGAGCTTTCCACATTGTTTCCTTCacaagtgttgacctcctgttgtgacctgtTCCTTATTCTGCCCCTTCGttgccagccctgatctcttgctccatccctgaccttgcatcattgccgcctgccttgactgcCTGTCTGTtcttgaccacgagactgcctagtgatcctgtacctcaaccATGGCTTCCACCATGgataagtcacgcctgtggaacaacctgatggtaccaggctgcagcaagaccatactgctttgaggcgggctctggtgaagaccggatgccacttagattccagtctcaggtgtctgcttacatcattgtctgcGGTGGCCCAGGGGGTTcgctactccaaatcctgacacccaccacatgcatcCTAGTAGATatttagtcacagcaaaaaaaaaaaaagaatattcacttaccagcactccctgcagccagctcctcattgctcccatggcgcctgggtcgtacaaagcacataggcagcggtaacatcgctgctgtgtccagtgatcagtctaagagacataCAGCAGCCAtcgctatttattaaagatccgtctgagagccagatgcagccaacaaaagggccacatctggctcccgagccataggtttccTACCCCTGCATTACAGTGTTAACTGTACTGCATTTTTACCATTCCTTTCACAAGGACTTAGGTACAATGTTGCTCCTTAAATACATGTAAAAGGTCTGTCTCAGTATTCACACTCAACACAATTTAATGTTTTCCTCttctatagaaaaaaaacatgcaCATTAGCTCAACATTACCCACCGTTATCCGCAGGTCCATAAGCCACTAATATGTAGTATGTATCAGAACTGTTAGTGGATCTGGCTTGGTGAGTGGGAAGTTGGGTTGAGATCTGATTTCTTGAAGTAAAGGAACATTGGATTACACCGCTGTTGAATGATGCCATCCTGACATCTACATTGCTCTGTCAATTAGGATATAGAATATTGACAAGAAATATGTAAGTAAATCTGAGCAAAAATACAATGGGATCCAGAGAAATTTTGTCTCGCTGGTATCATTATCTTGCTTACAGCTATTTCAGCTCTTTTTAATACGAAATGATAGGTAGTCATATGGGTGGACAACATAGGATCTAGTTAGCACACATATCTAAGGCCCTAGACCACCAAGACGTAACAAAATCTTTCCCGAACTAGGCTACCTGGAAGTGGgcctactacacacactacacaggacaggaatccttgcatcatgcGGAAATCTGATTCAAGCACTCCCTGTGTACCAGCCAAATGGCTGGGCTGATGCTGTAAGAACTGTAACTATGCTGATGCTATAGTTTGTCCGGTATACAGGATAAGGTTTAATGTCAGGATAATCTGTATTTTTAGGCAATGAAAGGTTTGATCCTCCCTAGGTTTTGTACAGTGATGGGGTTAATAATAAGAATTGTAGGTGGTCTAAGGGAGTCAAATGGGTAAATTTTAGATGACTGATACAGGTATTGGAAGGGTTTACAATAATgacttaaggctacatgcacactgccgtgtgcccgccgcaccgtagcacggcgggcacacggcagcgcggggagaggaggaggaggtgagcgcagctcatccccgcccctctccatagcgatatatggccgcggcgccgtaatacgggaaaacataggacatgtcctatcttttcccgggctacggagcggtacggtgccgcacgtgtgctgcaccgtaccgctcccgtagggcgccgtgagcccatagaagtgtatgggggacgtatatcggccgcatatacgtcggccgtatatatgtcccccatacatgtgtgtgaatgcagcctaagtctacAGCCTTGTCCTTGCTATAAACTCAGAGAGATTGAGGGGCAGTGCATGCAGTATAAAGCAAACACAGATCCTCTGCCTTTGTCGCAGTCTCAGGGACTTTTTTCATGGTTATAACTTACCAATGGTAAAATGAGAGGTGATTTCCTTCCTTCAGAGTAGGCATGTTGGATCTCTACTTGTCCGCTTGAATTTATGACACATGTATATATGTCATCTTCTCCCTGAAACACAGAGTATTAAGTAAACGGTTGAATGATATTGTTTAAGGAGAATAGAATGTTGTCACTTTTATATTTCTCACCATGAGCTGATCATCTGAAAATCCAATGGACACATATCCTGCAGAAGGTCCACTTATCTCGAAATGATATGCACCCCCATCATTCACAGCagaggacatgaaaaaacagttaGTAGTTTTGGAGGGGTCACAATTAGAAGGACTGCTTAGGCAAATTTTCTGTGTACCACAAGTCTCACTGGTAATAGATGTAGGTGGTGGGTAGCTGGAGGAAGCAAAGGTAGTTGGTGTTGATATACTGGTACTTGTACTGGGTGGATGGGAAGTATTTGAGGCAGAACTGAAAGATACTGGGCTGCTGGTTGTGTTGAGGTCAGGGGAATCCTATTAAAAGGAAAATATTAAGATATTATTCAGAACAAAATAAGATCCACTTAACATCTTGGTTATAACATCAGTTTTTTTCATCAGTTATTTGGAGCCAATCTTGGCAGTGATAGCATTATATTCTATTAAATTATTTCCATTATACGTTATCTCTCTGTGATCTCCACaactggttttggctcaaaatgaTTGGTACataaaaaagaagtaaaataacCAAGAAATGAAGTAGCCCTTAATATGGATCAATGTGTACAGAAACATTGAACAGCAAAACACATAGAAGGTTATtatcttttattttctttctctGTCTTTGTAGTCTCAGCTCTTAGTCAAAAGCAGGTTTTATTTGAAACGTTTTAggcacaaattttaaaaaaggtgcaATCTTTTGCGCAACTCATGCCATTGTCTGCCCTACGCAAGGTCATGACTGGAGTGGCTTTGCGCAAATATTTGCACCTTTTTTcgtgcaaatcaatgttaaaacaGGCGgtaacatctggaagcaggaaaagtacaaagacaaattaggtgcaagCCAGGTTTACTGCTATATGGCGAATTCCAGCACACTACCTGAATATTGTGCAAATGCCCCATTGGGCAAAAAGTCACTGAAATACATCCAAAAAAACATGcgtcagactaaggctacattcacacgacgatgtgcctgccgtactgtagtatggcgggcacacgtcggcaccCGGGAGAGGAGGGAGCTCTGCtcatcccctcccctctccacagcgatatatggcacacggcaccacattatggggaaagataggaaatgtcctatctttctcccggttaTGGGACGGTacgtgccgcacgtgtgcagcatcGTAGTGCTCCCGTACAGTGCTGTGtgtccattgccgtctatgggggacgtatatcggggaCATATGTATGAATATAGCTTCTCCAAACAATATACTTGGACTGGTATGGCTGCAAAGGAGATGCAGCACTAAACCAGCTCTGTGGACTCCTTTAATCAACCACTAATCATAAAGTAGACTAGTATATCCTAGGTATATGCCATAATGTTACATGCTAAGAATAACCCACAAACTTTTTATGGTGACAATTATGGTCCTTTTCTGTTAGATACTGTCAGGTACAAGATTGTGAAGAATAGCATGAAATGAGGATGAAGATGAAGATGGCTAAGCAGCAGATTAAAAACTGGAAATACTTGGCTGAGGTACCACTACCTGGCAGAGGACCTATGAGCTTGAGGGGTTCTAAAAGGTCTCTAGGCCCATTTTGGAGAGACAAGGCAAAAACTTGTTGAAAagaaactcattgggggtcatttactaagggcccgaatcgcgttttcccgacgtgttacccgaatatttccgatttgcgccgattgtacctgaattgccccgggattgtgtcgcacgcgatcggattgtggcgcatcggcgccggcatgcgcgcgacggaaatcggggggcgtggccgaacgaaaacccgacgtattcggaaaaaccgccgcatttaaaacccgaaaaagtgtcgcttggtgaccgcttaccttcacctggtccgaggtggtgcattccggcgcgtggagatgattttcagcgcagcagcgccacctggtggacggcggaggaactgccttcatgaatcccggccggacccgaatccagagcagagaacgcgccgctggatcgcgaacgggccgggtaagtaaatttgccccattgtcattACACTTAATATAGAACTGTATTTTTGGAATTAGTGTTAAACTGGTGGAATGGCTGAATGTCTCTGCAATATCGTTGTTATAAAACAGCAATTATTCTATTTCTTTATAAAGCAACGTTATGATTTCATTTAGCTATGTCTTCCACTTCTCCACTAATAAAAACCTACAGAAAAGAGACATGTTTTGGGATGCTAAACCTTACAGCTATTAAAAAAACTTACATTGAGCTCAGGACTTTCAACTCCCACCCAGAATATTGGTTTTGATTGAAGAATTGTAGCTCtaaatcaatgcaaaaaaatgtgGTGACTTGACTAGTATTAGGGACAATGAATGCAGATTACAAAGGTGAATAATCTTGAAAATATAAATTGTACTGAGTTGCAAACTTTCACGCTGCAAGTGTAATAACAATCACCCTAAGAGATAAATTTTATAACATTATATAACATTCTGCTGATAAGTTGAGCTGCTTTCCATAAAATGGAAACAATCACTTGGTCATCAATCTCACACTGCTTAATAACTCCAATGTTTGCTATCTGTTGCTGTGTATCCATGCATCCAAGGCAAACCTTTTATATGACCTTGACTATGCAAGACAACAATATTTCCTTTGTTTTAAAAGTCATATACTAATCCAGCTTCTTTTTTTCATTGGTTATCTCAGGCAATTTATTACACAGCTAATGTATGTCTTAAACATGAatatttcattatctgtatgtacAAGGACATGTACAATGATTTAAAGGTCTGTATGCATACAGAGGGAGCATTCTACATATGTTACTTCAAACTTCTATATGCCTGAAAATCTATTGATATTATTTAAAGTATACCCAATCTTTCAACAAATTTAGAAAACATCTGTAGTTTAGAAAGGGATATACAGTTTCTGGGCAATATGTAGCTTCTTTATTTTATAACAGATCTTATCTCTATCTAAAAGTTTGTACTTCTCGTTGTTCAGTGGAGACCTAGTCGTTATGATGATTGGAGAACCTGCGGCATTGATGAGTTGATACCTAGCTGATGAGTAGAAACCTAGATGATATGATGAGTGGAGACCCAGCTACTACGTCTCTCTGATCTGCCTAATACATAGAGATTTTaggtaatctgacacctcagggaGATTCTGTCCATCTTTCCAGCAGGTGAAATACTTAGAATGTAATGAACCCCTTGAGGGATGGCAGAAGGATGAAGGATATACATACAAAAATCTGTATTTTATTATGTTGTATTGCTCTAAACTGATAGAATACTTACTTAAATATTACCTTGCCCACTGACGCTGGTGCCACCCACAGTGCTGAAATATTGGATTTTTTGCTTGAATCTGTCTGCGTAACAGTAGAATTCTAGgataaacacaaaataaaagcCAGAAAATAAATTCAGCAAGTGTTTCCAATGCCAACACGAGCTACAGATGGTACAGTCTGGAGTCACATATAAGTAGCGGAAAGTGTAGATTTTTTTCGATAACAGCTGTCTGTACAGTGCATAACtataaactggaaaaaaattaacTGCTATATAAATGATCTAGGACATTAGGACATACTTATCCCCTTGTAATTCTATAACAAGAGCTGTACCTCTCTAATTTTAGCATTCACAGTCACCTCAAGTCTCCCAAACTCTAGATCCTAAATTCCAAAAGAAAATGTGTACGTGTGGGTTTTAGTTGGGGATATCTCTTTATCCTTTATACTGATATCTAGTTAGTACTACTCATATATACTCACCACATTTGAGCCACAAGTGAGGGCTTGTGATTTAGGATTTGTCACAATGAAATGGCCGACTATTTCATTTCCAGGTGTAGTGCGTGCTTGCAAGAGAAACCCATCAAAATATATTTCAGGATTGGCCTGCAGAGTGACTTTAAGAAGGTAGAACAGTTATATTACTTTTATGTGTTCCGTTCTTGAATTGAGAACATACAATATTCAACATCAGTATTGGGTATGAGCACCAAACAATCAAACTTACACCTGTACATGCCTTGGCATGCTGTCAATGAGGTTGTCTGAGGAAAGTTCTGACGCAGTGAATGCACTTGGGCAGGTAAATCATCAAGAAGGAAACTCCCTTTGTAATTGCTGACTAATAATGTCCCGGATGTTCAGGGATGCTGTAGACCATTTTAGAACATAAGGGCCATGCAAGCTTCTTACAGTAGCATCAGAATTTTGTGGCCAGATATTGTTGATTAACgggaaaccttaaaggggttttcccacaaaaagaTGTTAGGCCttatcctaacttgctgatcggtgggggtctcagtgatgagaccttatggatcacgaaaatgaggggttggatggggtcccacgtacctctgtcggaccccttgttgctctgtcaaagtaatggagcagatggccgtgcatgaccgttctgctccattaatttccatggagctgacggaaattgctgagcaccgtACTCCTGGTGGGTGATTTGTGCGGCTGCCCAAGTCAGCCACCCCAATGGCCATTCTGCTTCggctgggggccctgggcaatcgGCCACTTTGCCTGGCCGTTTCGCTGGTCCTGGGGAGTAGACTTTGCACCTGCCTCCAACATCTATCTAATCTGACACCTCAATCAACTCTCTAATCTTGTTGCCTGCAAGATGAAATTCACAGAAATTTCAGAGTGAAAAGTATTTtaggaaagaaggaaggagggagcacattgtaatgataagatttattacaaagtttcttgtatttGCTTTTACTATGAATAGTTGGTTATTATTGTAATCTCAACTGAAACACCTTGTCAAATGTTTTATAactaaataaattatttatatgtgttatatgtatataaaaataatacattggAATGGTCTACGTTCTTTTAATGAAATTAAATATAATAAGAACCTAATATgctagcattaaaaaaaaacaatgattaaTAGAAGATAGCCTTTCCAA from Engystomops pustulosus chromosome 10, aEngPut4.maternal, whole genome shotgun sequence harbors:
- the LOC140104523 gene encoding putative ferric-chelate reductase 1 isoform X1, with product MRAYVFGCLIFGFLTSHGSTFSNGRVYKACETMTPEHGTSVPQTTDPPYSVSASSYSYRPEDEITVTLQANPEIYFDGFLLQARTTPGNEIVGHFIVTNPKSQALTCGSNVNSTVTQTDSSKKSNISALWVAPASVGKVIFKATILQSKPIFWVGVESPELNDSPDLNTTSSPVSFSSASNTSHPPSTSTSISTPTTFASSSYPPPTSITSETCGTQKICLSSPSNCDPSKTTNCFFMSSAVNDGGAYHFEISGPSAGYVSIGFSDDQLMGEDDIYTCVINSSGQVEIQHAYSEGRKSPLILPLSNVDVRMASFNSGVIQCSFTSRNQISTQLPTHQARSTNSSDTYYILVAYGPADNGRIRFHGSGVFSSDTKVNLSATSNVTHREKSSHVMVKTHGALMLIAWMTTGTIGMIFARYFKTAAKTPILGKALWFQAHLVFMVLTVVATVVSFVLSFVEAKGWAYDVSTHAILGCIVMILAFFQPLIAFFRPSPENNKRYIFNWFHGVNALVMKVLAVANLFLGLQFLDYRLGWMVKVMGGFVGWEALTIVCLEINADLARKEKKKLGDTKNPEVSVKFEVYLLLIYLCGNLTFLITLLVGIGKS
- the LOC140104523 gene encoding putative ferric-chelate reductase 1 isoform X2, with translation MRAYVFGCLIFGFLTSHGSTFSNGRVYKACETMTPEHGTSVPQTTDPPYSVSASSYSYRPEDEITVTLQANPEIYFDGFLLQARTTPGNEIVGHFIVTNPKSQALTCGSNVNSTVTQTDSSKKSNISALWVAPASVGKVIFKATILQSKPIFWVGVESPELNDSPDLNTTSSPVSFSSASNTSHPPSTSTSISTPTTFASSSYPPPTSITSETCGTQKICLSSPSNCDPSKTTNCFFMSSAVNDGGAYHFEISGPSAGYVSIGFSDDQLMGEDDIYTCVINSSGQVEIQHAYSEGRKSPLILPLSNVDVRMASFNSGVIQCSFTSRNQISTQLPTHQARSTNSSDTYYILVAYGPADNGRIRFHGSGVFSSDTKVNLSATSNVTHREKSSHVMVKTHGALMLIAWMTTGTIGMIFARYFKTAAKTPILGKALWFQAHLVFMVLTVVATVVSFVLSFVEAKGWAYDVSTHAILGCIVMILAFFQPLIAFFRPSPENNKRYIFNWFHGVNALVMKVLAVANLFLGLQFLDYRLGWMKRRN